The segment TTATACTAAATATGGGGTGGTGAGTCAACCAGTTTTGGGGAGGTAAGGCGCCGGGCATTTCTGCTAGTCTGAATAGACATCTTCCGAACCCTCCCAAGTCCATTGTCAAAGGCCTCCCGATGCGATCCGCCCCTTTCCTCTCCTTGTCGCTGCTGCTCGTGTTGGCGATTTCGACCTCGATCCATGCCGCGGAACCGACCCCGCATTCGTTGCCGGAGGTTCAAAAAACGCTCAAGGAAAAGAAGGGGATCTTGCTCGACGTGCGGGAGAAGCAAGAGTGGGACCGAGGTCACATCGACGGCGCCGTTCTGATGTCGATGAGCGTGCTGCAAGACGACGACGTGGCGGA is part of the Blastopirellula sediminis genome and harbors:
- a CDS encoding rhodanese-like domain-containing protein; translation: MRSAPFLSLSLLLVLAISTSIHAAEPTPHSLPEVQKTLKEKKGILLDVREKQEWDRGHIDGAVLMSMSVLQDDDVAETLKSLPKDKVIYTYCAVGRRAAYCATLLAEQGYQVQPLKLGYKDLIGAGFPQAME